In Rosa chinensis cultivar Old Blush chromosome 1, RchiOBHm-V2, whole genome shotgun sequence, a genomic segment contains:
- the LOC112171641 gene encoding peptide-N4-(N-acetyl-beta-glucosaminyl)asparagine amidase A has translation MYGLLSLLLLLRFFAAAVSASSTSFPDRFTSSSLRRHKSQEYFELGRPLPSDLLPPSCYRRVLTHSFANTINGPPFSAPYTPPPPSESSVCSAPWSHVALEFRAKCKGEQYDRIAGIWLGGVELLRTSTAEPTEKGIFWKVRKDITKYSSVLARCDLNLTMMLENVVDRVYTGVYHVEVHFLYYKANVPVSEPRVSSILGDQTFNGQKLGIVVPEEPADLIVPISDDGDRGFWFRIDSESDLPSKQIQLPRNTRRVVLELYVSFHGNDEFWYSNPPNLYITTNNLTTGRGNGAYREVFVTVDGQLVGSEVPFPVVFTGGINPLFWEPVVAIGAFNLPSYDFELTPFLGKLLDKKAHSFGIGVTDGISYWLVNANLHIWLDHKSKAVKAKSNSFPSPAVEVKRNAQFKKLDGSFRIKARRRSDFVGWVKSSSGNYTTTFSQKYKFSSSVSFGKNGTYKLVNQRIKAEKEVRVVSEIGVVVLRIRVKGRYPIDVITATLPGKKKDTYVLLTNVTHSVKERSWHGGYLSRVNNIQDSRGWMEVRDHSVLSGTADTQQSFGYKDNFGCYSRTIGAVDGSLISDNSSFHCISAARF, from the coding sequence ATGTACGgcctcctctctctcctcctcctcctccgcttCTTCGCCGCCGCTGTCTCCGCCTCCTCCACCTCCTTCCCGGACCGCTTCACCTCCTCCTCTCTCCGGCGTCACAAATCGCAAGAATACTTCGAGCTCGGCCGCCCTCTGCCGTCCGATCTCCTCCCCCCGTCCTGCTACCGCCGCGTCCTCACCCACTCCTTTGCCAACACCATCAACGGCCCTCCCTTCTCCGCCCCATACACCCCTCCGCCGCCCTCCGAATCCTCCGTTTGCTCAGCCCCATGGTCCCACGTCGCCCTCGAGTTTCGCGCCAAATGCAAAGGCGAGCAGTACGACCGCATCGCCGGGATTTGGCTCGGCGGCGTTGAGCTCCTCCGTACCAGCACCGCCGAGCCGACCGAGAAGGGAATCTTCTGGAAGGTTCGCAAGGACATCACTAAATACTCCTCCGTCCTAGCTCGCTGCGATCTCAACCTCACCATGATGCTCGAGAACGTCGTCGATCGCGTCTACACCGGCGTTTACCACGTCGAGGTTCATTTCCTCTATTACAAGGCAAACGTCCCCGTTTCGGAGCCGAGGGTTTCTTCGATCCTTGGAGATCAAACTTTCAACGGTCAAAAATTGGGGATCGTTGTTCCCGAGGAGCCTGCCGATTTGATCGTTCCGATCTCCGACGACGGCGACAGAGGGTTTTGGTTCAGAATCGACAGCGAATCGGATCTCCCTTCCAAGCAAATCCAACTCCCTCGGAACACACGACGTGTCGTTCTTGAGCTCTACGTTTCGTTTCACGGCAACGACGAGTTCTGGTACTCGAATCCGCCCAATCTATACATCACGACGAACAATCTGACAACCGGACGAGGAAATGGAGCTTACAGAGAGGTTTTCGTGACGGTCGACGGCCAGTTGGTGGGATCGGAGGTGCCGTTTCCGGTGGTGTTCACCGGCGGGATCAATCCTTTGTTTTGGGAACCggtggtggccatcggagcttTCAACCTTCCTTCTTATGATTTCGAATTGACGCCGTTTCTGGGGAAGCTTCTGGATAAGAAGGCTCATAGCTTTGGAATTGGAGTGACCGATGGAATTTCATATTGGCTCGTTAATGCCAACTTACACATTTGGTTGGATCATAAATCCAAGGCTGTGAAAGCTAAATCAAACTCGTTTCCTTCGCCGGCGGTTGAAGTGAAGCGTAATGCTCAGTTCAAAAAGCTTGACGGGTCGTTCAGGATCAAGGCAAGGAGGAGGAGTGACTTTGTGGGGTGGGTTAAGTCGAGCTCAGGGAACTACACTACCACATTCTCGCAGAAGTACAAGTTCAGCAGCTCGGTTAGTTTTGGGAAGAACGGGACGTACAAATTGGTGAACCAGAGGATCAAGGCTGAGAAGGAAGTGAGGGTTGTGAGTGAGATTGGTGTGGTGGTTCTTAGAATTAGGGTTAAGGGAAGGTACCCTATTGATGTTATTACAGCTACTCTACCAGGTAAGAAGAAAGACACCTATGTGCTCCTCACCAATGTCACGCATTCGGTGAAGGAGAGGAGCTGGCACGGGGGATATTTGAGCCGTGTTAACAACATTCAAGATTCAAGAGGGTGGATGGAGGTCAGGGATCATTCTGTTCTTTCTGGAACAGCAGACACTCAGCAGAGCTTCGGTTACAAAGATAACTTTGGCTGCTACTCGCGCACTATTGGCGCTGTTGATGGCAGCTTGATCAGCGATAATTCCAGCTTTCATTGCATATCTGCTGCACGATTCTGA
- the LOC112163688 gene encoding probable methyltransferase PMT23 has protein sequence MGISVFLKERKYPFLFALSVLFLCVTLLLLTNSTPTPLFLSSSDLHSSSSSLPQPSNPIASTAKNGAVSGGELAAVNISWELCPGPLAVDFIPCLDNFKAIKALTSRRHMEHRERHCPTPSPGCLVPLPSGYKVKVPWPKSRDMIWYDNVPHPKLVEYKKDQNWVRKSGDYLVFPGGGTQFKEGVTHYIEYIQKTLPTIVWGKNIRVILDVGCGVASFGGYFLDKNVITMSFAPKDEHEAQIQFALERGIPATLSVIGTQRLTFPDDAFDLLHCARCRVHWDADGGKPLLELNRVLRPGGFFIWSATPVYRDDNERDRGVWKSMVALTTAMCWKVVAKSLDSTGIGLVIYQKPDSTSCYSERQQHDPPVCDPKDKKTSSWYVPLSRCLSQLPGYSWPAPWPQRLISKPQSLSPEPESEEKFYKDTKVWSALVSNSYRNNAAINWSSVRNVMDMNAGYGGFAAALIDLPLWVMNVIPVHVPDTLPIIFDRGLIGFYHDWCESLSTYPRTYDLLHSSFLFQSLSQRCDIVEVVVEMDRILRPGGYIVIQDTMEMIDKLRPLLHSLQWSSTVHQGQFLIGQKGFWRPARGSSRS, from the exons atgggcATCTCAGTGTTCTTGAAAGAGAGAAAATACCCGTTCCTCTTCGCCCTCTCAGTCCTCTTCCTCTGCGTCACTCTCCTCCTCCTTACCAACTCCACCCCCAcccctctcttcctctcctcctccgATCTccattcctcctcctcttctctaCCTCAGCCTTCCAACCCTATCGCGTCCACCGCCAAAAACGGTGCCGTTTCCGGTGGCGAACTCGCCGCCGTGAATATATCCTGGGAGCTCTGCCCCGGCCCCCTCGCCGTCGATTTCATCCCCTGCCTGGACAATTTCAAGGCCATCAAGGCCTTGACTTCGCGCCGCCACATGGAGCACCGCGAGCGGCATTGCCCGACGCCGAGCCCGGGGTGCCTGGTCCCTTTGCCGAGTGGCTATAAGGTGAAGGTTCCGTGGCCGAAGAGCAGGGACATG ATATGGTATGACAATGTACCTCACCCGAAGCTGGTTGAGTACAAGAAGGATCAAAACTGGGTGCGGAAGTCCGGTGATTATCTTGTTTTTCCTGGGGGTGGTACTCAGTTTAAGGAGGGGGTTACTCATTACATTGAGTACATTCAAAAG ACTCTGCCGACTATTGTATGGGGGAAGAACATAAGGGTTATTTTGGACGTTGGTTGTGGGGTTGCTAGCTTTGGGGGATATTTTCTGGACAAAAATGTTATCACCATGTCGTTTGCGCCAAAAGATGAACATGAAGCTCAGATACAGTTTGCTCTAGAAAGGGGGATTCCTGCAACTCTTTCAGTTATTGGAACACAAAGGCTGACATTTCCAGACGATGCATTTGATTTGCTTCATTGTGCGCGGTGCAGGGTTCACTGGGATGCTGATG GCGGGAAACCACTGTTGGAGCTCAACAGGGTTCTTAGGCCTGGGGGCTTTTTCATATGGTCTGCTACACCAGTTTATCGTGATGATAACGAAAGAGATCGCGGAGTATGGAAAT CTATGGTGGCTCTGACAACAGCAATGTGCTGGAAGGTTGTTGCTAAGAGTCTTGATTCAACTGGAATTGGGCTCGTAATATATCAAAAGCCTGACTCTACTTCCTGCTACAGTGAACGCCAACAACATGATCCACCTGTGTGTGATCCTAAAGACAAGAAAACTagttcatg GTATGTGCCACTTAGTCGTTGCCTTTCCCAACTACCTGGATATAGTTGGCCCGCGCCATGGCCGCAGAGGCTTATCAGTAAACCTCAAAGCTTATCACCTGAGCCAGAATCCGAGGAGAAGTTCTACAAGGACACTAAAGTTTGGTCTGCACTTGTGTCAAATTCCTATCGGAATAATGCTGCTATAAACTGGTCAAGTGTGCGGAATGTAATGGATATGAATGCTGGTTATGGAGG ATTTGCTGCGGCGCTTATCGATCTACCTCTCTGGGTAATGAATGTCATCCCGGTTCATGTACCAGATACTCTGCCTATTATATTTGATAGAGGATTGATTGGATTCTATCATGACTGGTGCGAGTCTTTGAGTACCTACCCTCGAACCTATGATCTACTGCATTCAAGTTTTCTCTTTCAAAGCCTTTCTCAAAG ATGCGACATTGTAGAGGTAGTGGTAGAGATGGATCGCATACTGAGGCCTGGTGGATATATAGTAATTCAAGATACAATGGAAATGATAGACAAGCTGAGGCCACTTTTGCATTCGCTTCAATGGTCTTCAACCGTCCATCAGGGTCAATTTCTTATTGGTCAGAAAGGTTTCTGGCGTCCAGCAAGAGGTTCAAGTAGATCATGA
- the LOC112182671 gene encoding eukaryotic translation initiation factor 2 subunit alpha homolog: protein MASHTPNLECRMYEARYPEVDMAVMIQVKNIADMGAYVSLLEYNNIEGMILFSELSRRRIRSVSSLIKVGRIEPVMVLRVDKEKGYIDLSKRRVSEEDISACEERYNKSKLVHSIMRHVAETLGIDLEELYVNIGWPLYRKYGHAFEAFKVIVTDPDTVLSALTCEVKETGPDGQEVTKVVPAVSEEVKDSLVRNIRRRMTPQPLKIRADIEMKCFQFDGVLHIKDAMRKAEAAGNNDCPVKIKLVAPPLYVLTTQTLDKEQGITVLGNAIVACTKAIEHHKGKLLVKEAPRVVSEKEDKLLQEHMSKLRQENEEVGGDTGSEDEEDTGMGDVDLENGGQAL from the exons ATGGCTTCCCATACTCCCAATCTGGAGTGCCGGATGTACGAGGCGCGGTACCCGGAGGTGGACATGGCGGTGATGATTCAGGTGAAGAACATCGCCGACATGGGCGCGTACGTCTCACTCCTCGAGTACAACAACATCGAGGGCATGATTCTGTTCTCGGAGCTCTCCCGCCGTCGGATTCGGAGCGTGAGCAGCCTCATCAAGGTCGGCCGCATCGAGCCCGTCATGGTTCTCAGGGTCGACAAGGAGAAGGGCTACATCGATTTGAGTAAGAGGAGAGTTTCCGAGGAGGATATCTCCGCCTGTGAGGAGAGGTACAACAAGAGCAAGCTCGTCCACTCCATCATGCGACATGTCGCTGAGACACTCGGTATCGATTTGGAG GAGTTGTATGTCAATATTGGCTGGCCGTTGTACCGGAAGTATGGTCATGCTTTTGAG GCTTTTAAAGTAATTGTCACTGATCCTGATACAGTTCTCAGTGCCCTTACATGTGAGGTGAAAGAGACCGGCCCTGATGGACAGGAG GTTACTAAGGTTGTCCCTGCTGTGTCAGAGGAAGTGAAAGACTCTCTGGTAAGGAACATCAGGAGAAGAATGACACCACAACCATTGAAGATCCGTGCTGATATTGAAATGAAATGTTTCCAGTTTGATGGTGTTCTTCACATTAAG GATGCCATGCGGAAAGCAGAAGCTGCGGGCAACAATGACTGTCCTGTGAAGATTAAGTTGGTTGCTCCTCCACTCTATGTTCTTACCACACAGACTCTTGATAAG GAACAAGGTATAACAGTTCTAGGCAATGCAATTGTAGCCTGCACAAAAGCAATAGAGCATCACAAGGGGAAACTATTGGTGAAGGAAGCACCAAGAGTG GTGAGTGAAAAGGAAGATAAATTGCTGCAAGAGCACATGAGTAAGCTCCGCCAGGAGAATGAGGAGGTTGGGGGTGATACAggcagtgaagatgaagaagacacTGGAATGGGAGATGTTGACTTGGAGAACGGAGGCCAGGCATTGTAG
- the LOC112179772 gene encoding multiple inositol polyphosphate phosphatase 1 → MVRAKLLILLVLFSVFFVHSNAGEEEEEAFDVRQHLSSVSRYKDVAGNSFVASEIPDGCTPIHLNLVARHGTRSPTKKRMKELDNLAARLASLVKEAEEQKLPLQNLPGWLKEWESPWKGKQNGGQLTVQGEEELYELGIRTRERFPNLFDEDYHPNVYPIKSSQIPRASASAVAFGMGLFSGKGNLGPGKHRAFAVTSESRASDIVLRFHDCCNNYKDYRKSQEPSVNKLKEPVIDEITSALTKRYKLNFTRQDTSSLWFLCKQEASLLNVTDQACALFNPSEVALLEWTDDLEAFILKGYGKALNYRMGVPLLKDVVQSMDQAIEAHKEKHAPGTYEKARLRFAHAETVVPFSCLLGLFLEGSEFQQIKREQPLEQPPKPPQKRNWKCSKVAPFAGNNMLVLYSCPAKSSSKYFVQVLHNEHPVPVPGCDGSDLCPLDVFKEKVVAPHLKHDYNAVCNLKTGQQEQKPATGKLSQLFRWLFSKGNDDTRNEL, encoded by the exons ATGGTTAGGGCTAAGCTTCTCATTCTGCTAGTATTGTTCTCAGTGTTCTTCGTCCATTCAAATgccggagaagaagaagaagaggctttCGACGTTCGCCAACACCTTTCTTCTGTGTCCAG ATATAAAGACGTCGCCGGCAATTCATTTGTAGCATCTGAAATTCCAGATGGATGCACTCccattcacttgaatcttgtg GCAAGGCATGGAACTCGTTCTCCTACAAAGAAACGGATGAAGGAGTTGGACAACCTGGCAGCTCGTCTGGCTTCGTTAGTgaaagaagcagaagaacagAAGCTGCCTTTGCAAAACCTTCCCGGTTGGTTAAAGGAATGGGAGTCGCCTTGGAAGGGAAAACAAAATGGTGGACAATTGACTGTCCAGGGAGAGGAAGAGCTTTATGAACTGGGAATTAGGACTAGAGAAAGATTTCCAAATCTGTTTGATGAGGACTACCATCCAAATGTTTATCCCATCAAGTCTTCTCAG ATCCCTCGGGCGTCAGCCAGTGCTGTGGCATTTGGCATGGGGTTGTTCAGTGGCAAAGGAAATCTTGGGCCAGGCAAACATCGAGCTTTTGCCGTCACCAGTGAAAGCCGTGCGAGTGACATAGTGCTGAGGTTTCATGATTGTTGCAATAACTACAAG GACTATCGGAAAAGTCAGGAGCCATCTGTTAATAAACTTAAGGAACCAGTCATTGACGAAATTACTTCTGCATTAACTAAGCGCTACAAGTTGAACTTCACAAGGCAGGACACGTCTTCTCTCTGGTTTCTTTGCAAACAG GAGGCTTCCTTGTTGAATGTAACTGATCAAGCTTGTGCGCTTTTCAACCCCTCTGAG GTTGCTTTGCTGGAGTGGACAGATGATTTGGAGGCCTTTATATTAAAGGGTTATGGTAAAGCTTTGAACTATAGAATGGGGGTGCCCTTGCTAAAAGATGTTGTCCAATCTATGGATCAGGCTATTGAGGCCCACAAAG AAAAACATGCTCCTGGTACTTATGAAAAGGCGAGGCTGAGGTTTGCACACGCAGAAACTGTGGTTCCATTTTCATGCTTGCTTGGGCTTTTTCTTGAAGGATCTG AATTTCAACAAATAAAGAGGGAACAGCCCTTGGAACAGCCTCCAAAGCCTCCCcagaaaagaaattggaagtgCAGCAAAGTGGCACCTTTTGCTGGGAATAACATGCTTGTTCTATACAGCTGTCCAGCCAAAAGTTCAAGCAAGTACTTTGTGCAAGTGTTGCACAATGAGCATCCCGTTCCTGTGCCT GGTTGTGATGGTTCTGACCTTTGCCCACTTGATGTTTTCAAG GAAAAAGTAGTTGCTCCTCACTTGAAGCATGACTACAATGCAGTATGCAATTTAAAAACGGGACAGCAGGAGCAGAAGCCTGCAACCGGTAAGTTATCTCAACTGTTCCGTTGGCTGTTCTCAAAGGGGAATGATGATACCCGCAATGAATTGTAG